In Lysobacter luteus, a single window of DNA contains:
- the rnd gene encoding ribonuclease D yields MPNPDSTAHPTPEWVTDPAVLAARFSPRPRRIAMDTEFIRERTYWPQLALVQIALEGDAGLEILLVDTLAPGITDALAPILADTSILKVMHSPSEDLVAFKRACNVVPKPLFDTQLAAALAGVGGGLGYQKLVEQLTGVALAKGETRSDWLRRPLSPAQLEYAADDVRHLFEMHDVLDGMLGQLDRRGWLEDDATRTVANAENESAERWPHLSMRTAQFLDLDGQRRLIRLLRWRDAHARDSDRPRSWILDNELAIALARNAPVDRATLQSQLDAHPKAPRKLGDAIWRALTTPLDDEAHAPDSRIAEKRDKERVRQLQSAVAARSAELGLPDGLLASRRYLEALLDHGEWPDALSGWRRELLEPTLAPLLDH; encoded by the coding sequence GTGCCAAACCCAGATTCGACCGCCCACCCCACGCCCGAGTGGGTCACCGACCCTGCCGTTCTCGCCGCCCGCTTCTCCCCACGCCCGCGCCGCATCGCGATGGACACCGAGTTCATCCGGGAGCGGACGTACTGGCCGCAATTGGCACTGGTGCAGATCGCCCTGGAAGGCGACGCGGGGCTGGAAATCCTGCTGGTCGATACCCTCGCCCCGGGCATCACCGATGCGTTGGCACCGATCCTGGCCGACACGTCGATCCTCAAGGTGATGCACAGCCCGAGCGAGGACCTGGTCGCCTTCAAGCGCGCGTGCAATGTCGTCCCGAAGCCGCTTTTCGACACCCAGCTCGCGGCCGCGCTCGCGGGCGTCGGCGGCGGTCTGGGCTACCAGAAGCTGGTCGAGCAACTCACCGGCGTTGCCCTCGCCAAGGGCGAAACCCGCTCCGACTGGCTGCGTCGACCGCTCTCCCCCGCCCAGCTGGAATATGCCGCCGACGACGTGCGGCACCTGTTCGAAATGCACGACGTGCTCGACGGCATGCTGGGCCAGCTGGACCGGCGCGGCTGGCTGGAAGACGACGCGACCCGCACCGTGGCGAACGCGGAGAACGAGAGCGCCGAGCGTTGGCCGCACCTGTCGATGCGTACCGCCCAGTTCCTCGACCTCGACGGCCAGCGCCGGTTGATCCGGTTGCTGCGCTGGCGCGATGCCCACGCCCGCGACAGCGACCGGCCGCGCAGCTGGATCCTCGACAACGAGCTGGCGATCGCCTTGGCACGCAATGCCCCGGTCGACCGGGCCACGCTGCAGTCGCAACTCGATGCCCACCCCAAGGCCCCGCGAAAGCTTGGGGATGCCATCTGGCGCGCGCTGACCACGCCCCTTGACGACGAAGCCCACGCTCCCGACAGCCGCATTGCCGAGAAGCGGGACAAGGAGCGCGTACGCCAGTTGCAGAGCGCCGTCGCCGCACGCAGCGCCGAGCTGGGCCTGCCCGATGGCCTGCTGGCCTCGCGCCGCTACCTGGAAGCCCTGCTCGATCACGGTGAGTGGCCCGATGCGTTGTCGGGCTGGCGCCGCGAGTTGCTGGAGCCGACGCTGGCACCCTTGCTCGACCATTGA